From the genome of Spinacia oleracea cultivar Varoflay chromosome 2, BTI_SOV_V1, whole genome shotgun sequence, one region includes:
- the LOC130467815 gene encoding uncharacterized protein isoform X1, with product MILTTHPGVEGWSCWAKLGETEELTEARRQSRCRILYQGPRGPSWFLGERVLRQTLELLVPRSSPTSMLHPTGILPSCRAVLRQGVFAGQLVRDEDNHPDFMCARILLPPFVEPEPTDHDGWVPPDCVIRYTTASGSRITEEVPVIPGEEGLHSLVPANARAVPVRMVIQVVRVVNRLMSALSQAWAALSCTNPSSTYSGLWRLKLNPNGA from the exons ATGATCTTGACTACGCACCCTGGCGTG GAGGGTTGGTCTTGTTGGGCCAAACTAGGTGAGACAGAGGAGTTGACGGAGGCTCGGCGCCAGTCTCGGTGCCGAATTCTGTATCAAGGTCCTAGGGGTCCTTCTTGGTTCTTAGGAGAGCGAGTCCTTCGGCAGACGTTGGAGCTCTTAGTGCCTCGGTCGTCACCTACTAGCATGCTGCACCCCACGGGTATTCTTCCTAGTTGTCGGGCAGTGTTGCGACAAGGTGTGTTTGCGGGACAACTGGTCAGGGATGAGGACAACCACCCTGATTTTATGTGCGCCCGAATCTTGCTTCCCCCGTTTGTCGAG CCTGAGCCTACTGATCACGACGGTTGGGTTCCGCCTGACTGCGTGATTCGTTATACCACGGCGAGTGGTTCTAGGATTACGGAGGAGGTTCCCGTCATCCCTGGCGAGGAGGGACTTCACTCGTTAGTCCCTGCGAATGCTCGCGCG GTACCTGTTAGGATGGTCATCCAGGTAGTCAGGGTGGTCAATCGGTTGATGAGTGCGTTGTCTCAGGCTTGGGCGGCTCTTTCTTGCACCAACCCGAGTTCGACGTACTCAG GTTTATGGAGGCTTAAGCTGAATCCAAATGGAGCTTGA
- the LOC130467815 gene encoding uncharacterized protein isoform X2, whose translation MILTTHPGVEGWSCWAKLGETEELTEARRQSRCRILYQGPRGPSWFLGERVLRQTLELLVPRSSPTSMLHPTGILPSCRAVLRQGVFAGQLVRDEDNHPDFMCARILLPPFVEPEPTDHDGWVPPDCVIRYTTASGSRITEEVPVIPGEEGLHSLVPANARAVPVRMVIQVVRVVNRLMSALSQAWAALSCTNPSSTYSDWGSAGSCT comes from the exons ATGATCTTGACTACGCACCCTGGCGTG GAGGGTTGGTCTTGTTGGGCCAAACTAGGTGAGACAGAGGAGTTGACGGAGGCTCGGCGCCAGTCTCGGTGCCGAATTCTGTATCAAGGTCCTAGGGGTCCTTCTTGGTTCTTAGGAGAGCGAGTCCTTCGGCAGACGTTGGAGCTCTTAGTGCCTCGGTCGTCACCTACTAGCATGCTGCACCCCACGGGTATTCTTCCTAGTTGTCGGGCAGTGTTGCGACAAGGTGTGTTTGCGGGACAACTGGTCAGGGATGAGGACAACCACCCTGATTTTATGTGCGCCCGAATCTTGCTTCCCCCGTTTGTCGAG CCTGAGCCTACTGATCACGACGGTTGGGTTCCGCCTGACTGCGTGATTCGTTATACCACGGCGAGTGGTTCTAGGATTACGGAGGAGGTTCCCGTCATCCCTGGCGAGGAGGGACTTCACTCGTTAGTCCCTGCGAATGCTCGCGCG GTACCTGTTAGGATGGTCATCCAGGTAGTCAGGGTGGTCAATCGGTTGATGAGTGCGTTGTCTCAGGCTTGGGCGGCTCTTTCTTGCACCAACCCGAGTTCGACGTACTCAG ACTGGGGCTCTGCAGGCTCTTgcacataa